The sequence AACCAGTTGAATAGCTGAAGGGCGGACGCCAAGGGCAACAAGTTGTCGCTTTACTTCCTCAGCTCTCTCAACCAGCAATTCATGAGACTCCCGGGCTAACTTGCCGCCCTGACTGTAAAGTAATACCAGTAAGGTTTGCGGACTCTTAATTAACTTAGCCTGCTGGATCAGCTTGCGAAGTTCCCGGAAAGTAATTTTGCTGGAATAAGGCGGGAAATGGAGCACAAACTCAGTCAATTCCCGCCTTTGGATGCTGATATTCTGGCGACTCGCGACGTTATCAGCGAGGGGACCACAAGCATAGTCCCTTTGTAACACCGTCATTATTGATTCAGATAAGCTTCGAACTCTGATTTAGAGATCCGGCCGTCACCATCCTTGTCATGCTTATCAAAAGAAGCTGACAGCGGGCCTTCCGGAGCCGCTTCAGGCTTGTTCAGATAGCCATCGCCATTACGGTCAAGGGTGTCAAAAATTTCGCCAGCATTGCCCGCGGCCAGTGCCAGTGAAGAGGGAAGCAAAAACATTATCAGTGCTAACTTTTTCATCATATTCTCCTTACGTTTCCTGTTGTACCGGCATGAATGCCCGCCGGCTAACGGTGCTATGGACTAAGGGACCTGAGGCCGGGTCCCTTAGTCAAAGCGTTGTTATTGATTCAGATAGGCTTCGAACTCTGATTTAGAGATCTTGCCGTCACCATCCTTGTCATACTTATCAAAGGAGGATGACAGCGGGCCTTCTGAAGCCGCTTCAGACTTGCTCAGGTAGCCATCGCCATTCTGGTCAAGGGTGTCGAAGATTTCGCTGGCATTGCTCGCAGCCAGTGCCAGCGAAGAGGGAAGCAAAAACATTATCAGTGCTAACTTTTTCATCATATTCTCCTTACGTTTCCTGTTGTACCGGCTCGAATATCCGCCGGTTCGAGGGGCAAAGGGGCCTGAGGCTGGCCCCTTAGTCAAAGCATCATTACTGATTCAGGTAGGCTTCGAACTCTGATTTCGAGATCTGGCCGTCGCCATCTTTGTCATACTTGTCAAAGGAGGCTGACAGGGGGCCCTCTGAAGCCGCTTCAGACTTGCTCAGGTAGCCATCACCATTCTGATCCAGGGTGTCAAAGATTTCGCCGGCATTGCTCGCAGCCAGTGCCAGCGAAGAGGGAAGCAAAAACATTATCAGTGCTAATTTTTTCATCACGTTCTCCTTACGTTTACGGTTGTACTAAGCAGGAATTTTCTGCTTGTTCACACTGACTACATCAAATAGGATGCCAGAATTTTTTAATTCTTAATTATCAAAAAGTTATGCTTGTTTTATGGGGTTGGACCGGGAACGAAGCAGGGAAACTGTCGCCTGAAAGCAACAGTATTTATCATTATTTTCATAAATCCTTATAAATCATATCGTTAGGCTGTTGCCAATTACCAACTATAGATTTAGCGGGCACGCCATTGACATATGAATTTTCATATATATGATTATCCGAATATTTTATCCAACAGGTTAAGACAGATGACAGAACCGCTGGCGTTTTTTAAATGCCTGGCAGAAGACACCCGGCTGAAAAGTCTGTTGTTAATTGCTGAACAAGAAGAACTCTGTGTCTGTGAGCTCACCTGCGCGCTGGAATTAAGTCAGCCCAAGGTATCCCGGCATCTTGCCGAGCTGCGCAAATGTGGCTTGCTGTCTGATCAGCGCCGGGGCAAATGGGTTTACTATCGCCTGAACGAAGACCTTGCGCTGTGGGCCCGGCAGGTGCTGACAATGACAGCCGACGAGAACCCGCAGCTGTTACAACAGCTTTACCAACGTCTTGAACACATGCATAACAGACCACAGCCACAATGCTGTGAAACTGAGCATAAGGAGCCGGCATGAATCCTCTGAAAATCCTGTATATCTGCACCCATAATCGCTGCCGCAGTATTTTGTCTGAAGCGATAACCAACCACATGGGCAATGGCCGTATCCTGGCACGAAGTGCAGGCAGTCAGCCTTCTGGTGAAGTCCATCCGTTGTCGATTTTTTACCTTGAAGAACAGGGTATTGCTACTGACGACCTGCAGTCTCAGTCCTGGGATGAATTTGAAGATTTCGCCCCGGATTTAGTGATCACTGTGTGTGACTCTGCAGCCGGTGAGAGCTGCCCCCTGTGGTTCGGCAAGTCCCTGAAGATACACTGGGGCCTGGCAGATCCCTCGAAACTGCAAGGCAGCGAGGAAGATAAAGCCGATGCGTTCCGAAACACCATCAAAGAGATTGAACAACGCGTGCAACAGATGCTGAAGCTGGATCTCGAACACATCAGCCAGCATCAATTGCAGCAAGCGCTTACGGATTTAGGAGCACAGGCATGAGTGTACTGGATACCAGTCTGCCAAATATTGATCAGGAGCAGTTCCGGCACCCTGAAAGCGACGACTTCAGAACGTCCTTATCCACCCATAAACCGAAAATATTGCTGCTGTACGGCTCGCTCAGACAGCGCTCTT comes from Lacimicrobium alkaliphilum and encodes:
- a CDS encoding EF-hand domain-containing protein gives rise to the protein MKKLALIMFLLPSSLALAAGNAGEIFDTLDRNGDGYLNKPEAAPEGPLSASFDKHDKDGDGRISKSEFEAYLNQ
- a CDS encoding arsenate reductase ArsC, with protein sequence MKILYICTHNRCRSILSEAITNHMGNGRILARSAGSQPSGEVHPLSIFYLEEQGIATDDLQSQSWDEFEDFAPDLVITVCDSAAGESCPLWFGKSLKIHWGLADPSKLQGSEEDKADAFRNTIKEIEQRVQQMLKLDLEHISQHQLQQALTDLGAQA
- a CDS encoding ArsR/SmtB family transcription factor, with product MTEPLAFFKCLAEDTRLKSLLLIAEQEELCVCELTCALELSQPKVSRHLAELRKCGLLSDQRRGKWVYYRLNEDLALWARQVLTMTADENPQLLQQLYQRLEHMHNRPQPQCCETEHKEPA
- a CDS encoding EF-hand domain-containing protein codes for the protein MKKLALIMFLLPSSLALAASNAGEIFDTLDQNGDGYLSKSEAASEGPLSASFDKYDKDGDGQISKSEFEAYLNQ
- a CDS encoding EF-hand domain-containing protein; the encoded protein is MKKLALIMFLLPSSLALAASNASEIFDTLDQNGDGYLSKSEAASEGPLSSSFDKYDKDGDGKISKSEFEAYLNQ